The Candidatus Desulfofervidus auxilii DNA segment TCTGGAGTGTGAATCTAACTAGCCAATTAGAAGAATGGCCCAAAATGAATTTTCAATATACACAATCCAGAGAATATGACGAAAAACATAAGATAAATAGCTCTTTTGAACATGAAATAGATACCAAATCTACTAGCCTTTTAAGTGGTGTCACATACCAATATAGTATTTTTGATATGATGTATAATTATATGAGAAGTACTTCTTTAGATTATTTAACAGAAACAGACACCAAAAGTAATAACCATATTGGACGTCTGGGAATACATAAGACCTTCTGGAAGAATCGGATTTCCTTTTCTGCAGATGGGGGTTATAATTATTATGATTCAACTACTACCATACCAGAAGCAGGAGAAATAGAACAAAAACGCCTAGCAAAAGACGGCTTTTATGGTGTAGATAGCTCTCCCGAACACAGTAGTTTATCCACTGCTACTAGCCTTATTGATGGAAATCAGGATGTTTCTGTGTTAACTGTGCAAGAATATATGAATGTAGGAGTGGATCTCTTTTATCCCCAGACAGTAGATACTATTTATATTTATACTAATAAAGATTATGTTTATGACCCTGCCATTCCTTCAGAAGTGGTAGAATGGGCAGTTTACTATAGCAATGAAGAGGAACAGCCAAGAACATGGACAATTATTACTAACAATGCCTCTTTTTCCTATGATGAAATATATCATCGTTTTGAAATCAGTTTTGCTGCTCAAGAGGCAAGATATTTTAAGGTAGTCCATTATCCAGGCACTACCAGTCCTTCCTTTCAAATAACAGAGATAGAAACATATGGACTTGAGTATGTAGAGCAAAAATCTAAATCTGTCTCTAAGACCTATACAGGAAATTGTAGTTTATCTATACGTCCTTTGGAAAAATGGACTACTGCTTATTATCTATCTTATTATCGAACTGATACCTTCCCTGAAGCTAACCTGAATTATACCTTAAGCCATGGGGTAAGTATCATAGGTGACCTCTCCAAGTATTTTTTACTTACTTTGAGCTATCAAAGAACACGCTCTCGCACTCTAGAAACTATTACTAAAGTAGAGGCTTATACATTCAATTGGCGTTCTAATCCTTTAGAAACCTTAGACACCACCCTCACCTTAAGTCATACAGAAACAGAAGAAAATGAAGAATTGATTTCTAAAGTTAATACTCTGGTTTTTAACTCTATTTTTATGTTGTGGAAAGATATAGATGTAAATTGGAACTTTAATATATCACATGCTAAAAACGAGCGTATTCCTAAAACCAAGTCTTTATCTATTTATTCTGACCTTTATCTCAGGGCTTTATTGACTAAAACCCTTTCTTGGGATATAGGTTATGACCAAAGCTGGCAGCGGACTACTAATGAAGAAACTATTAAGACTACTTATACTAACATTTATAGTACCTTGGTCTATACTCCTTCTTCTCGACTTTATGGAAGGATTTTTTTACAATACTCCGCTGCAGAAGAAGAAAATAGATTATTACATGAATATAGTGTAGGATGTTTTATCACTCCTAAGGTGCAGATAAATGCTACCAGCAGTTTTATAGAGGCAGACACAGACCAGATGACCCATAGTATTGATATTAACTGGGATATAGCCAGGTGGGCCAGTTTTAGAATGGGATATAGTTATTCACATAGTAATAATGATACTACGGAAAAAAGTCATAATTTTTATTCCCGTTTTTCAGCAAGTTTTTAAGGAGTGAGTTATGAGAAAAATAGCAATTTTATTTATGTGGTTGTTTATTTTGGCCTGTGGTGGTTTGCGTTATTATGTAAATCCTGCAGCCGACCTTTCCTATATAAAAAGGGTAGCTATCTTACCTTTACACAATTTCAGTAGAGATAATCTGGCCCATGAAAAGATAAGAGATATTCTAGAAACAGAACTTTTAAAACTTGGTGAGTTTGAGGTAGTGGATAGAGGAGAGGTAGATGCAGTTCTCAGAGAATTAAGAATCAGAGAACCTTCGGATATATCCCCTGCAATGCTTAAAAAGCTTTCTCAGAGACTACATGCTCAAGCCTTTTTGACTGGCTCAGTGGATGAATATAGAACAGAACAATCAGGAGGAATTTCCTTACCCTTTGTGGCTGTTTCATTAAAATTAATAGATGGCAAATCAGCAAAAGTCCTCTGGCAGATAACCGCCAGCGAGAAAGGAGGTGGTGCTTTAACTAGGCTATTTGGAGTAGGAGAAAAAAGCCTTATTGAAGTAAGTCATATTTTGATAAGAAAATGTTTAAAAAAATTATAATATTTATCATGATATTGAATTTGAGCAAATTATGTCTTTCTGCAGAATTTAGAAGAATTGCTTTCTTTCCTTTAGAAAATATAAGTGGAATAACTGAAATTCCAGAAGATATCCCCGATCGCATTGCAGAAGGTCTTAATAAGAAGTATGGTTTTGAAGTAATTTTACCTGCCGACTTAAGGAATTTCCTCTTAAAAAATCGGATTAGAAGAGTGGGCTCAGTTACTGAAGCCCAGGTTAAGGGATTAAAAAGGGAATTTAAAGCAGATGTTGTGGTTATCACCTGGCTTGACCTCTATGAAAGGAGTGATAACCCTAAAATAGGGATGGGTATAAGATTAGTAGAAACAGAAACAGCTATGGTTGTTTGGAGTGATTACGTTTCACTTACTGGTGATGATTTTACTACCTGGCTGGGATTAGGTAAGATTACCTCTATTGACCGCCTGATATCTAAAGCCTTAAAAAGATTAATTGATAATTTTCCTCCTTCTTTAAAAAAGGTTTCAACAGAAAAGGCATTATTTGCCCTAGAAAGATTTTCTTTATTTCCTTTAGCTGTTCAGGGTGGGGCTACTGTAAATACTTCTCTGCATATTGTCTCTCTTGTAGAATCTCCTGAAAAAGTCTTTCTTTTATTGGGAGGCAGAGAATGGCCACTTAAAAAAAGGCAAAATGGATGGTGGGAAGGAGAGATAGAATCACCACAAGAAGAAGGCCATTACTTTGCCAGGATAAAAATCCTCACTAAAGCAGGAATCTTACATTTTTTGGACACAGCAAGTTATTTAACCGTAGATAATACACCACCTAAGTTACGTTTATCATACGAAAATCTTACTTTTTCTCCTAACAGAGATGGTAGAAAAGACGCTTTAATAGTGTTTCCGAAGCTTTTGAGTCCAGAAGATATAAAACTATGGTATTTTTATATTTACAATGAAAAGGGAGAAATAGTAAGGAGATTTGAGGGAAGTGGTG contains these protein-coding regions:
- a CDS encoding GNA1162 family protein, with the translated sequence MRKIAILFMWLFILACGGLRYYVNPAADLSYIKRVAILPLHNFSRDNLAHEKIRDILETELLKLGEFEVVDRGEVDAVLRELRIREPSDISPAMLKKLSQRLHAQAFLTGSVDEYRTEQSGGISLPFVAVSLKLIDGKSAKVLWQITASEKGGGALTRLFGVGEKSLIEVSHILIRKCLKKL